In a genomic window of Mycolicibacillus parakoreensis:
- the bcp gene encoding thioredoxin-dependent thiol peroxidase, which yields MTQRLQPGDTAPAFTLPDADANPVSLADYAGRRVIVYFYPAAATPGCTKQADDFRDNLQELNAAGLDVVGISPDKPEKLAKFRDAEALTFPLLSDPERAVMTAWGAFGEKKMYGKTVQGVIRSTFLVDADGTIALAQYNVRATGHVAKLRRDLAV from the coding sequence TTGACCCAGCGGCTACAGCCCGGCGACACCGCACCGGCCTTCACCTTGCCCGACGCCGACGCCAACCCGGTGTCGCTGGCCGACTATGCGGGCCGGCGGGTGATCGTGTACTTCTACCCGGCGGCCGCCACACCCGGCTGCACCAAACAGGCCGACGATTTCCGCGACAACCTGCAGGAACTCAATGCCGCAGGCCTCGACGTCGTCGGGATCTCCCCGGACAAACCGGAGAAGCTGGCGAAGTTCCGCGACGCCGAGGCGCTGACCTTCCCGCTGCTCAGCGACCCGGAGCGTGCCGTGATGACCGCGTGGGGCGCGTTCGGGGAGAAGAAAATGTACGGCAAGACCGTGCAGGGGGTGATCCGCTCGACCTTCCTGGTCGACGCCGACGGCACGATCGCACTCGCCCAGTACAACGTGCGCGCCACCGGGCACGTCGCCAAACTGCGTCGCGACCTGGCGGTGTGA
- a CDS encoding DUF3618 domain-containing protein, which yields MADRDPDTIKKDIDQARDQLASTVDLLAERANPRRLADDVKATAVRILKKPAVTVSLAGAGVLVVALTVRKIRNR from the coding sequence GTGGCGGATCGTGATCCCGACACCATCAAAAAGGACATCGATCAGGCCCGCGACCAGCTGGCATCGACCGTGGACCTGCTGGCCGAGCGGGCGAACCCGCGTCGGCTCGCCGACGATGTCAAGGCCACCGCGGTGCGGATCCTCAAAAAGCCCGCGGTGACGGTCTCGCTGGCCGGTGCCGGTGTGCTGGTTGTGGCGTTGACCGTCCGCAAGATCCGAAACCGCTGA
- a CDS encoding glycoside hydrolase family 16 protein — protein MRLYGLAVQEINRRNMMLMSGLGLLGAGALAAPGAQAQPARPQAPVAPLPAEPPGAAPSLLFFDEFDGAAGSAPDPANWSIATARETIKNPVFWDRPENMGQYRNDREHVFVDGNSNLVIRATRNDDGKYVSGKVLGNWSGGMGTTWEARIKLNCLTAGCWPAWWLSHSEDPFVGGEIDLMEWYGNGEWPSGTTVHARPDGTSFATHPYPVDGDWHLWRVSWTDRGLFFWQDYTPGKEPYFEVPAFSIDDWPFSDPGYTMFPVLNLAVAGSGGGDPAGGDYPAEMLVDWVRVF, from the coding sequence ATGAGGCTCTATGGTCTAGCTGTGCAAGAGATCAATCGTCGCAACATGATGCTGATGTCGGGGTTGGGTCTGCTGGGCGCGGGCGCGTTGGCTGCGCCCGGCGCGCAGGCGCAGCCCGCCCGGCCGCAGGCCCCGGTGGCGCCGCTGCCGGCCGAACCGCCCGGCGCGGCCCCCAGCCTGCTGTTCTTCGACGAGTTCGACGGTGCGGCGGGATCCGCGCCGGACCCGGCGAACTGGTCGATCGCCACGGCCCGCGAGACCATCAAAAACCCGGTCTTCTGGGACCGTCCGGAGAACATGGGTCAGTACCGCAACGACCGTGAGCACGTCTTCGTCGACGGCAACTCCAACCTCGTCATCCGGGCCACCCGCAACGATGACGGCAAGTACGTCAGCGGCAAGGTGCTGGGCAACTGGAGCGGCGGGATGGGCACCACCTGGGAGGCCCGCATCAAGCTCAACTGCCTCACCGCCGGGTGCTGGCCGGCCTGGTGGCTGTCGCACAGCGAGGACCCCTTCGTCGGCGGCGAGATCGACCTGATGGAGTGGTACGGCAACGGTGAGTGGCCGTCGGGCACCACCGTGCACGCCCGCCCCGACGGCACCTCGTTTGCCACCCACCCGTACCCGGTGGACGGTGACTGGCACCTGTGGCGGGTGAGCTGGACCGACCGTGGCCTGTTCTTCTGGCAGGACTACACCCCGGGCAAGGAGCCCTACTTCGAGGTTCCGGCGTTCTCCATCGATGACTGGCCGTTCAGCGACCCCGGCTACACCATGTTCCCGGTGCTGAACCTGGCCGTCGCCGGTTCTGGTGGCGGCGACCCGGCCGGCGGTGACTACCCGGCCGAAATGTTGGTCGACTGGGTGCGGGTCTTCTAG
- a CDS encoding L,D-transpeptidase gives MGQVVSRVRRRRTRIGLIVAALLPILVFGLSACGGDPAPEPPEIISDKGTPYDDLLVPKLTASVKDGDVDVAVDTPVEVTAEDGVLGSVTMVNDYGRQVDGALSTDGRVWSTTEPLGYNKRYTVNATALGLAGATTKKLTFRTHSPANLAMPYAYPSKGEVVGVGQPVMIRFDENISDRTAAEKAITVTTEPEVEGAFYWLNNRELRWRPEHYWKPGTEVAVKVDTYGVDLGDGVFGQDSAATEFTIGDEVIATADDKTKMITVRVNGEVVKTMPTSMGKDATPTDNGTYIVGERFEHMVMDSSTYGVPVNSPDGYRTEVDWATQMSYSGIYVHSAPWSIGAQGNTNTSHGCLNVSPTDAIWFYDHTKRGDLVEVVNTVGPTLPGTDGLGDWNIPWSQWEAGNADA, from the coding sequence ATGGGGCAGGTCGTTTCCAGGGTGCGGCGGCGCCGGACGCGAATCGGTCTGATCGTCGCGGCGCTGCTGCCGATCCTGGTGTTCGGCCTCAGCGCGTGCGGCGGGGATCCCGCCCCGGAGCCGCCGGAGATCATCTCCGACAAGGGCACCCCCTATGACGATCTGTTGGTGCCCAAACTCACCGCCAGCGTCAAAGACGGTGACGTCGACGTCGCCGTCGATACGCCGGTGGAGGTGACCGCCGAGGACGGGGTGCTGGGGTCGGTGACGATGGTCAACGACTACGGCAGACAGGTCGACGGGGCGCTGAGCACCGACGGACGGGTCTGGAGCACCACCGAGCCGCTGGGATACAACAAGCGCTACACGGTCAACGCCACAGCGCTGGGGTTGGCGGGTGCGACGACCAAGAAGTTGACGTTCCGCACCCATTCGCCGGCCAACCTCGCGATGCCCTACGCCTACCCCAGCAAGGGCGAGGTGGTCGGTGTCGGCCAACCGGTGATGATCCGTTTCGACGAGAACATCAGCGACCGCACCGCCGCCGAGAAGGCGATCACGGTGACCACCGAGCCGGAGGTCGAAGGGGCGTTCTACTGGTTGAACAACCGCGAACTGCGGTGGCGCCCGGAGCATTACTGGAAACCGGGGACCGAGGTCGCCGTCAAGGTCGACACCTACGGTGTCGACCTCGGCGACGGCGTGTTCGGCCAGGACAGTGCCGCCACCGAGTTCACCATCGGCGATGAGGTGATCGCCACCGCCGACGATAAAACCAAGATGATCACCGTGCGGGTCAACGGCGAGGTGGTCAAGACGATGCCGACGTCGATGGGCAAGGACGCGACCCCGACCGACAACGGGACCTACATCGTCGGCGAGCGGTTCGAACACATGGTGATGGACTCGTCGACCTACGGGGTCCCGGTGAACTCCCCGGACGGTTACCGCACCGAGGTGGACTGGGCCACCCAGATGTCCTACAGCGGAATCTACGTGCACTCGGCACCGTGGTCGATCGGCGCGCAGGGCAACACCAACACCAGCCACGGCTGTTTGAACGTCAGCCCCACCGACGCGATCTGGTTCTACGACCACACCAAGCGCGGTGACCTCGTCGAGGTCGTCAACACCGTCGGCCCGACCCTGCCGGGCACCGACGGGCTGGGGGACTGGAACATCCCCTGGTCGCAGTGGGAAGCCGGCAACGCCGACGCCTGA
- a CDS encoding TetR/AcrR family transcriptional regulator — MRTRGWGGNVPASDDEAVARILEATRRTIDEHGEQTRIADVARKLGVTRQTVYRYFPSTDELLSATAADGASGFLDQLAEALTGITDPGEAVVEGIAITLERLPGDPYVGLLLRSQRSSAFAQTVTTDTARLFGRSILDRIDVDWTVFSAQAIDDIIEMILRTLQSFILAPLPASGDELRRLLRCWIAPAVTAASGATTAPGPARR; from the coding sequence ATGCGAACCCGCGGCTGGGGCGGCAATGTACCGGCCAGCGACGACGAGGCGGTGGCCCGGATATTGGAAGCGACCCGACGCACCATCGATGAGCACGGTGAGCAAACCCGTATCGCCGATGTCGCCCGCAAGCTCGGGGTCACTCGCCAAACCGTCTACCGTTATTTCCCCAGCACCGACGAGCTGTTGTCGGCGACCGCGGCCGACGGCGCCAGCGGCTTTCTCGACCAGCTCGCCGAGGCGCTGACCGGCATCACCGATCCGGGTGAGGCTGTCGTCGAAGGCATAGCCATCACCTTGGAGCGACTCCCGGGGGACCCCTATGTCGGTCTGCTATTGCGTTCGCAGCGCTCAAGTGCATTCGCCCAGACCGTCACCACAGATACCGCCCGCCTGTTTGGCCGCTCGATCCTCGACCGCATCGACGTGGACTGGACGGTGTTCAGCGCGCAGGCCATCGACGACATCATCGAGATGATCCTGCGCACGTTGCAGTCCTTCATCCTGGCGCCTCTGCCCGCATCGGGCGACGAGTTGCGCCGCCTGCTGCGGTGTTGGATCGCGCCGGCGGTGACAGCGGCAAGCGGTGCTACGACGGCTCCCGGGCCGGCGCGTAGGTGA
- a CDS encoding cytochrome P450 → MQTTTCPFGPGFDFTSPDLLQSGLPLREFAELRRTAPVWWNAQAPGTGGFRDGGYWVISRHEDIKTISRDNDTWSANRNGVVVRFHDEMTPEQIELTKALLINHDPPAHTRLRKLVSRLFTPRSVAVLEAKLDAAARRIVAEAAQRDAGNFVEDIAVGLPLLAIADLLGVPEEDREQIFHWTNMILNADDPDYPEDPAVANAEILGYAYRMAEERRRCPADDIVTRLVNADIDGESLDETEFGFFVILLAVAGNETTRNAMTHGMNAFLDRPEQWELFKRERPATTADEIVRWATPVHCFQRTALRDTEIGGTAIREGQRVGLFYSSGNYDEEVFENPFDFDILRDKNPHLGFGGHGAHYCIGANLARMEIMLMFNAIADMLPNIEKLGEPKRLRHGWIHGVKDLPVRYNA, encoded by the coding sequence ATGCAAACCACGACATGTCCGTTCGGCCCGGGATTCGACTTCACCAGTCCGGACCTTCTGCAGTCCGGCCTGCCGCTGCGCGAATTCGCAGAACTACGCAGAACGGCGCCGGTGTGGTGGAACGCCCAAGCCCCCGGCACCGGTGGCTTTCGCGACGGTGGCTACTGGGTGATCAGCCGACACGAGGACATCAAGACGATCTCGCGGGATAACGACACCTGGTCGGCAAACCGCAACGGCGTGGTGGTCCGCTTTCACGACGAGATGACCCCCGAGCAGATCGAATTGACCAAGGCTCTGCTGATCAACCACGACCCCCCAGCGCACACTCGCTTGCGCAAACTGGTGTCGCGGCTGTTCACCCCGCGTTCGGTGGCAGTTCTGGAAGCCAAACTGGATGCCGCCGCGCGCCGCATCGTGGCTGAGGCCGCCCAAAGAGACGCCGGAAACTTCGTGGAGGACATCGCGGTCGGGCTGCCGCTACTGGCGATAGCGGATCTCCTCGGCGTGCCCGAGGAAGACCGTGAGCAGATATTCCACTGGACCAACATGATCCTCAACGCCGACGACCCCGACTACCCCGAAGATCCGGCCGTGGCCAATGCCGAAATACTCGGCTACGCCTACCGCATGGCCGAGGAACGCCGGCGTTGTCCGGCCGACGACATCGTCACCCGGCTGGTGAACGCCGACATCGACGGAGAATCCCTCGACGAGACCGAATTCGGATTCTTCGTGATTCTATTGGCGGTCGCCGGCAACGAAACGACACGCAACGCCATGACTCACGGCATGAATGCGTTCCTGGATCGTCCCGAGCAGTGGGAGCTGTTCAAGCGGGAGCGACCGGCCACCACAGCCGATGAGATCGTGCGCTGGGCCACGCCGGTGCACTGTTTCCAGCGGACCGCTCTGCGCGACACTGAGATCGGCGGAACGGCGATAAGGGAAGGCCAGCGTGTGGGCCTGTTTTACAGTTCGGGAAACTACGACGAAGAAGTCTTCGAGAACCCGTTCGACTTCGACATCCTGCGCGACAAGAATCCGCATCTGGGTTTCGGCGGCCACGGCGCGCACTACTGCATCGGCGCCAACCTGGCCCGCATGGAGATCATGCTCATGTTCAATGCGATCGCCGACATGCTCCCCAACATTGAAAAGCTCGGTGAACCCAAGCGCCTGCGCCACGGCTGGATCCATGGCGTCAAAGATCTTCCCGTGCGCTACAACGCCTAA
- a CDS encoding cytochrome P450, with amino-acid sequence MTVTEVPRVSGGHEEYGHLEEFRSDPIGLMNRVRRECGDVGWFELADKHVILLSGAQANEFFFRSDDSDLDQGEAYPFMTPIFGKGVVFDTDPERRKEMLHNSALRGEQMKGHAATIEREVRRMIADWGDEGEIDLLEFFAELTIYTSSACLIGPKFRDQLDGRFARLYHELERGTDPLAYVDPYLPIESFRRRDEARIGLVALVQQIMDERRADPPGGKSDRDMLDVLITITDSQGNPRFSADEITGMFISMMFAGHHTSSGTASWTLIELLRHPEIHSEVIAELDELYADGQEVSFHALRQIPRLENVLKETLRLHPPLIILMRVAKGDFELQGLPIRQGDLVAASPAVSNRIAEDFPDPDAFDPDRYNKPRQEDLINRWTWIPFGAGRHRCVGSAFATMQIKAIFSVLLREYDFEMAQPADTYRNDHSKMVVQLAQPARVRYRKRV; translated from the coding sequence ATGACTGTGACTGAGGTGCCACGGGTCTCCGGAGGCCACGAAGAATACGGCCACCTGGAGGAATTCCGGAGTGACCCGATCGGCCTGATGAATCGAGTACGCCGAGAGTGCGGTGACGTCGGTTGGTTCGAACTCGCCGACAAGCACGTCATCTTGCTCTCCGGCGCTCAAGCCAACGAATTCTTTTTTCGCTCCGACGATTCCGACCTTGACCAGGGCGAGGCCTACCCATTCATGACGCCGATCTTCGGCAAGGGTGTCGTATTCGACACCGACCCGGAACGCCGCAAAGAGATGCTGCACAACTCGGCGCTGCGTGGCGAACAGATGAAGGGGCACGCGGCCACCATCGAACGTGAAGTACGCCGGATGATCGCCGACTGGGGCGACGAAGGCGAGATCGACCTACTGGAGTTCTTCGCTGAACTGACCATATACACCAGCTCAGCGTGTCTGATCGGCCCCAAATTCCGCGACCAGCTCGACGGTCGCTTCGCTCGGCTCTATCACGAACTGGAACGCGGCACCGACCCGCTGGCCTACGTGGACCCGTATCTGCCGATCGAAAGCTTCCGCCGTCGCGACGAAGCCAGAATCGGTTTGGTGGCGCTGGTTCAGCAGATCATGGACGAACGCCGTGCTGATCCTCCCGGCGGCAAGAGCGATCGCGACATGCTCGACGTGCTGATCACCATCACCGACAGTCAGGGAAATCCGCGGTTTTCCGCCGACGAGATCACCGGCATGTTCATATCAATGATGTTCGCCGGGCACCACACCAGCTCCGGCACCGCGTCGTGGACACTGATCGAATTGCTGCGCCACCCCGAGATCCATTCTGAGGTGATCGCGGAGCTCGATGAGCTGTATGCCGACGGCCAAGAGGTGAGTTTTCACGCGTTGCGGCAGATCCCGCGGCTGGAGAATGTGCTCAAAGAGACATTGCGGCTGCATCCTCCGCTGATCATCCTGATGCGAGTAGCCAAGGGTGACTTCGAACTCCAAGGCCTCCCCATCCGTCAGGGCGACCTGGTGGCGGCCTCGCCCGCGGTGTCCAACCGCATCGCCGAGGACTTCCCCGACCCCGATGCGTTCGACCCGGATCGCTACAACAAACCACGCCAGGAAGACCTCATTAACCGCTGGACCTGGATTCCGTTCGGAGCCGGCCGACACCGGTGTGTGGGTTCCGCATTCGCCACCATGCAGATCAAGGCCATCTTCTCGGTACTTCTGCGGGAATACGATTTCGAGATGGCCCAGCCCGCCGACACCTACCGCAACGATCACTCGAAAATGGTGGTGCAGCTGGCCCAACCGGCCCGCGTCCGCTACCGCAAGCGCGTCTAG
- a CDS encoding ferredoxin gives MGFCVRVDLDLCQGHAMCEVEAPAYFHVPKRGQVEILNATPPEEDRALIEQAVWACPTQALSIHEDEEE, from the coding sequence ATGGGCTTCTGCGTTCGCGTCGATCTCGATCTGTGCCAGGGCCACGCGATGTGCGAGGTCGAGGCTCCCGCCTACTTCCACGTCCCCAAACGCGGTCAAGTAGAGATCCTCAACGCCACACCACCCGAGGAGGATCGCGCCCTGATCGAACAAGCCGTGTGGGCGTGTCCCACCCAAGCACTGTCCATCCACGAAGACGAGGAAGAATAA
- a CDS encoding nuclear transport factor 2-like protein, which yields MAQPARFSREELDDVVERWLEANLAAERSGDWRPLADFFTDDASYGWNIGPTDDVMCVGIDEIREIAFGQEMEGLLGWRYPYQRVLVDERLGEVVGFWKQVATDTTGADHEIYGLGGSWFGYAGGGKWAWQRDFFDFGHVSELYLMLLKSGNVTKEFSERVAKNATGQRLPGWYPRGTAPAPIWPPNTGHGSAS from the coding sequence ATGGCTCAACCAGCAAGATTCTCGCGTGAGGAACTCGACGACGTCGTCGAGCGATGGCTGGAAGCCAACCTGGCGGCCGAGCGCAGCGGCGACTGGCGCCCACTGGCGGACTTCTTCACCGATGACGCCAGCTACGGCTGGAACATCGGTCCGACCGACGACGTCATGTGCGTCGGCATCGACGAGATCCGCGAGATCGCATTCGGGCAGGAAATGGAAGGCCTACTCGGCTGGCGCTACCCCTACCAGCGAGTGCTCGTCGACGAACGGCTCGGCGAAGTCGTCGGCTTCTGGAAACAGGTTGCCACCGACACCACCGGAGCCGACCACGAGATCTACGGCCTCGGTGGCAGTTGGTTCGGCTACGCCGGCGGTGGCAAATGGGCCTGGCAGCGCGACTTCTTCGACTTCGGCCACGTCAGCGAGCTGTACCTGATGCTGTTGAAGTCCGGGAACGTAACCAAGGAGTTCTCTGAGCGGGTCGCCAAAAACGCCACGGGCCAACGCCTCCCGGGCTGGTATCCGCGTGGTACGGCCCCAGCGCCCATCTGGCCGCCGAACACCGGTCACGGCTCTGCATCGTGA
- a CDS encoding TIGR03619 family F420-dependent LLM class oxidoreductase — protein sequence MKVYISTGFLPTADILTLVAAADRLGYDGVGIPDHVVNFAELTTRYPYTADGERRWPPFTDWPDPWVLIGALAQTTSRIRFVTTVYVAALRDPYSAAKSIGTAALLAAGRLELGLGVGWCEEEFALMDQPFAGRGKRTEEAVELMRALWEPGWTEHHGQHYRTPRLEMTPNPPQIPVLFGGLTDLALRRAAHYDGWVGDLMTTDQAIEIVGKLREHREAIGRAADKFTVLAPLIDVFGPDDLARAEAGGITHILTQPWAYYCKPDAPVAAKIDAMAAYRRDFRLDSR from the coding sequence GTGAAGGTCTACATCAGCACCGGATTTCTGCCGACCGCCGACATCCTTACTCTCGTGGCGGCCGCCGACCGACTCGGCTACGACGGTGTCGGCATCCCCGACCACGTCGTCAACTTCGCCGAACTCACCACCCGATACCCCTACACCGCAGACGGCGAACGCCGCTGGCCGCCGTTCACCGACTGGCCCGACCCCTGGGTTCTCATCGGAGCGTTGGCTCAGACCACCAGCCGGATCCGGTTCGTTACCACCGTCTACGTCGCCGCTCTGCGTGATCCCTACTCGGCCGCCAAATCGATCGGGACCGCGGCGCTGCTGGCCGCCGGCAGGCTGGAACTCGGTCTGGGTGTGGGATGGTGCGAAGAAGAGTTCGCGCTCATGGACCAGCCGTTTGCCGGCCGCGGGAAACGCACCGAGGAAGCCGTCGAACTCATGCGTGCCCTCTGGGAACCCGGTTGGACCGAACATCACGGTCAGCACTACCGCACCCCCCGGCTGGAGATGACTCCCAACCCACCGCAGATCCCCGTGCTGTTCGGCGGCCTGACCGACCTCGCCCTGCGCCGGGCCGCCCACTACGACGGCTGGGTCGGTGACCTGATGACCACCGATCAGGCCATTGAGATCGTCGGGAAGCTGCGGGAGCACCGTGAGGCCATCGGACGCGCCGCCGATAAATTCACCGTCCTTGCACCGCTTATCGACGTGTTCGGCCCCGATGATCTGGCCCGTGCCGAAGCCGGCGGTATCACCCACATCCTCACTCAGCCCTGGGCGTACTACTGCAAACCCGATGCTCCCGTCGCCGCCAAGATCGACGCGATGGCGGCCTACCGTCGCGACTTCCGACTCGACAGCCGCTAG
- a CDS encoding acyl-CoA synthetase, whose product MTRFDLSSVFATVADAIHEHTLLVWRGRNYSYGEINTRVDGVARYLTLRGLGCHTVREQLAGHQSGQDHVGIYLRNGNQYLETMLAGFRSRVAPFNVSYRYVEDELLYLLDNADARALVYGAEFAPTVASIRDRLSNLEVLIQVADDSGNALLPGAVDYESITTTTAPAAEIPTPNPDDLSILYTGGTTGMPKGVLWRQHDIFMASMGGRPFGSETPLASYAELAIQASQAPGALSILMLPPLMHGAAQWAAFNIITRGGRIVIPDDVHRLRPAEVLRLAEREKVLNIPVVGDAIARPLIEEIETGSYDLSSLLTISNGGAPLSPTLRERIVTALPHIMILDAVGASESGLQMNTMADKDTEAAVFKPASDTSVIASEFTHVLQPGEGEGWLARRDHIPLGYLGDEDKTAATFPTIGGVRWSVPGDRAEYLADGQIRLLGRNSLTINSGGEKIFVEEVERAVAAHPAVYDTVVVGRPSQRWGSEVVAIVQLAVDAAAVTDEEILSTCRRHIAGYKVPKAVIRAPKIMRSPVGKADYRWASDLATR is encoded by the coding sequence ATGACCCGATTCGACCTGTCCTCGGTCTTCGCGACCGTGGCCGACGCGATCCACGAACACACCCTGCTGGTCTGGCGGGGCCGCAACTACAGTTACGGCGAGATCAACACCCGGGTCGACGGTGTGGCGCGTTACCTGACACTGCGGGGCCTGGGCTGCCATACCGTGCGAGAGCAGCTCGCCGGCCACCAGTCCGGCCAAGACCACGTCGGAATCTACCTGCGCAACGGCAATCAGTATCTGGAGACGATGCTGGCCGGATTCCGTTCCCGCGTGGCACCGTTCAACGTCAGCTACCGCTACGTTGAAGACGAGCTGCTCTACCTGCTCGACAACGCCGACGCCCGTGCACTGGTCTATGGCGCTGAATTCGCGCCTACAGTGGCGTCAATCCGTGACCGGCTATCGAACCTCGAAGTGCTGATCCAGGTCGCCGACGACAGCGGCAACGCCCTGCTCCCCGGCGCGGTGGACTACGAGTCGATCACCACCACCACCGCACCGGCCGCTGAGATCCCCACCCCGAACCCCGACGACCTCTCCATTCTCTATACCGGCGGAACCACCGGCATGCCCAAAGGCGTGCTGTGGCGCCAACACGACATCTTCATGGCGTCGATGGGCGGACGACCTTTCGGAAGCGAAACCCCGTTGGCGTCCTACGCCGAACTCGCCATCCAGGCCAGCCAGGCCCCCGGCGCACTGTCGATCCTGATGCTGCCCCCGCTCATGCACGGCGCCGCCCAATGGGCCGCATTCAACATCATCACCCGGGGTGGTCGCATCGTGATCCCCGACGATGTCCACCGACTGCGACCCGCTGAGGTGCTGCGTCTGGCGGAACGGGAAAAGGTACTCAACATCCCCGTCGTCGGCGACGCGATCGCCCGACCGCTCATCGAAGAGATCGAAACCGGGTCCTATGACCTGTCGTCCCTGCTGACCATCAGTAACGGCGGAGCACCGCTGTCTCCGACGCTGCGAGAACGCATCGTCACGGCCTTGCCTCACATCATGATTCTCGACGCCGTCGGCGCCTCTGAATCGGGCCTGCAGATGAACACCATGGCCGACAAGGACACCGAGGCCGCGGTCTTCAAACCCGCGTCTGACACCAGCGTCATCGCATCGGAATTCACCCATGTGCTGCAACCCGGCGAGGGGGAAGGTTGGCTGGCCCGGCGAGACCACATCCCCCTGGGCTATCTCGGCGACGAGGACAAAACCGCCGCAACCTTCCCCACCATCGGCGGCGTGCGCTGGTCCGTACCGGGAGACCGAGCCGAATACCTGGCCGATGGTCAGATCCGACTTCTGGGGCGAAACTCATTGACCATCAACTCCGGGGGCGAGAAGATCTTCGTCGAAGAAGTCGAGCGAGCCGTCGCTGCGCACCCCGCCGTCTATGACACGGTCGTCGTCGGCCGGCCCTCGCAGCGCTGGGGCAGCGAAGTCGTCGCCATCGTCCAACTCGCCGTGGACGCTGCTGCCGTCACCGACGAGGAAATCCTCAGTACCTGCCGCCGTCACATCGCCGGGTACAAGGTGCCCAAAGCGGTGATCCGCGCTCCCAAGATCATGCGCTCACCGGTCGGCAAAGCCGACTACCGCTGGGCCAGCGACCTCGCCACGAGATAG
- a CDS encoding MmpS family transport accessory protein, whose protein sequence is MTVLKRAWIPLLVAGALMLGTLGVTHFRALFGSDPVFTQPTGTESIVSVNVKEVRYEVYGPPGTVGKVSYLDEYSENRSDRFSTLPWTHTLSTTLPVVVAQIVAQGDSAALGCRITVNGVVKDDRSATGHGAQASCLVKAA, encoded by the coding sequence ATGACAGTGCTCAAACGGGCATGGATTCCGCTGCTGGTGGCTGGGGCCCTCATGCTCGGCACGCTCGGCGTGACCCATTTTCGCGCCCTGTTCGGCTCCGATCCGGTTTTCACCCAGCCGACCGGGACCGAGTCGATCGTCTCGGTGAACGTCAAAGAGGTGCGCTACGAGGTCTACGGCCCGCCGGGAACCGTCGGAAAGGTGAGCTACCTCGATGAGTACAGCGAGAACCGTTCCGACCGATTCTCCACCTTGCCCTGGACGCACACCCTGAGCACCACCTTGCCGGTGGTGGTCGCGCAGATCGTCGCCCAGGGCGACAGCGCCGCACTCGGCTGCCGCATCACCGTCAACGGCGTGGTCAAAGACGACCGCTCGGCCACCGGGCACGGCGCCCAGGCCTCCTGTCTGGTCAAAGCGGCATGA